CATTCGGGAAATGGATTCGTTTACCCCGAACCACCATTAAAGCTGCCACGGATTTCACATATTCCTCTGTCACACTTGCTTTTGCTTGTTTTATTAATTCCACTGCATACCCTAATGGTTTCTCACGGAGGCTTTTAACTGTTGTTATTGCTGCCGGGAAGATAAACACATTCCCGTAATATCCCGATGGGAATGAGGGATTGAATTTAGAACGTGCATTAACAATGCATATCATGCGTACCTCTTCATCAGGGTCAAGATTTATAGCAAGGGTTCGACAACGCCATAAACAAGCCGTTATTAGCTCAAACGTGGTACAACGGCGAAGGTGGGGAGGTAGGAGGCTACGAAGAAGTGAAACTTCTGCAAAGCCAAAGGAAAAGGAACGTTGAACCGGATTGTCAAATGGCAAGATGGTAATGGGGGTGGTGACAGGGGCTTCCACTTCATCATACTCGCGGTGGGTAAATGTGATTCCTGCCGGGTGTCGAGCATCTAAGAGATGTCTTTCCCAAACGGGTGAGATCGAGTGAGTGGCTACGCCTCTTGCCATTTCACCGATGGCAAATAGGAATTGTGCTAGGCCAGTACCATCACTCATGACATGGTTGAGACGGAGAGCGAAGATGAAACCACCGCATTTCAACCGTGTTACCTACTAAGCAATAAACTAatcctaattaattaacttcataaaagaaaatgttaggttattaattaatatgaaaaagtaaaagtaataaATGGTGAAAGACGAGACCACCGCAGCCTAATTAATTgcaagttaaataaattttatattgagttaaggttttatttaatcaaatcgaTCTGACTTTTATTCATCACGTATACAAGATATTTAAATATGATCACTTGTTCAAAAAGAATGCTTGATTATtctgttgaattttattttgcaattatatatacatgGATATATATACAGAGTTGATTGAGTTGGTACTCTTTATTAACTAGgtaaaatgagaatttttttatattttcatataaaatctaGATAAATATATAGATGATGGGATTGGAACCTAAAATATCACGactcttaatattttaattttattatgttaacaaaaatcttatttgtcttttatataatttttctatatttttgtagaaatatatttattagataattttTACTTACATTGTGAGTGTGTCATAATGtagtatgcatatatatatatatatatatatatatatacactattatttaagcatttgattgagttgatgtAACGAGTCGGTTGAGCACGGACTCAATTAagaagattataaaaatatcttttgtatttaaattaaggtataaaaatatgcatacaaAGAGACATGAATCCACACTAAATACATtaataaaacattcaatttaccACTAAActgaaatttcattttgatttttatacatattttactcTACACACCTAATTATATAGGttattaagtttttcttttcttgtacaAGATATATTATgggaaatcaaaataaagtatgCAGCTGGTACAAGTGCGAGATTAGATTTATTTGAAGactttaaatgtttttatataaagtttGTAGTTAGGTATAATATAGAACTACAAATGTTTGAGATTTGAATATTGAAGTGATTAgataaattaaactaatctcAAGTTTACTTcaacttaaaattaatgttttagcaCTACGTTTAATGAGATAGTGTGAAAATATTGTAATCCACCTTGATCTCAGTACACTATCTAATTGTGAAAGCCCGTCCaagatattatataaattttccatttaaaagattaaatatcaTATGATTTCTGTCACCCAAACTTTTGAGGGtaagttttacaaatttttaagtAAAGGGTAAAGTAGAATAATATTCACTCATTTCATTTTGTTCacctaattattaattttttttggaattaatgacttaatttttgaaattaaatattttagttatttttactGTTAACTTAGTAATGGAAGTATAACATAAGctttttttattggtctaatgACAAATTTAGCGtttcaattttaacatattctattaatttcatcataaatctagaacaaatcaaaaatttaaccatgaatgtttataattttttcattttagatctaattctaaaattataaaatatatttaaaacatcttaagaaattgtttatatataatttttaaagttttataatttttatttacttttctcaTCAACCATGCTCGTTTTCTCATCAATCAAACACATGAAAAGCTcataaattaaagataatttttGTTCGAACTCTTTTGATTTagtctctctctttttttttttttctatattgtTTGTCtcaaatatctaattaaaatttagaaagaatCATAAACCCAGAAATGCAACAATAGAAATAAGAAGATTgttgaattaaaaaagaaaaactctcACATACATATTGTCATATAGCATAATTAATTGGAACATTATTACCTGAATCAACAGCAATGGGCAATTTAGCATCCCTTCAGAACCAGGAACATTATAAAGGAGCTCATCGGAGCAAGGGAATGGTGGGAGAAGTGGTTCACCAAACTGTTCAAGTGTAACATCGGCATCGGCTTTTATAAACATCACACCCTCACCGGTGCAATCCACTATAAGCTTACCATTGGCCCCTTCTCTTAATCTACCTGCAAATGGATAATAACACACTAGGGTTTGTGCAAGTGCCTCCCTAATAACCTCAGCTGGATCATTTCCTTCCATGGAAGGTTCATATTGATAAAAGTTGATTACCGGAATTTGAAACCGCAAACTCGCCTGATCATCAATGTCTGATAACAGTTTTTGTTCATATGGCGTAGGCTTAGCAGGAGCAACAAGTTCTGGTTCACAACGTCGGACAGTGAACTTAAGGGGAATGCTGGAAGGTGCTGCCATGACACAAGGATGTGAGATAATAGAAAAAGAATAGCAAGTGTTTGTTCTTAATGAagtgtttgaaatgttttaCATAGGAGCCGAAAGTGTACaaatttgaagtttattttacatcgcatatgtaaattttaatgaagaaagagataaaattgaacaaaagaaacccaattttaatgtaaatttattttgctaaatttagtgGAACCTCGGCCACAAAATTTTAGTGGCTATTCTGAAAGGGGTTTTTGGACTGTATTCAGAGCCATCCGTTTCATTTCATTAATACATTTATGGAACGAATCCCAGTACGAAAGGTAAACTTGATTCAATTATTTCCATAACTCCACACgttttacataattaaaatgttaaattaatgtttGCGCTAACTATCTAGCGTGCTAAATATTaccaaaaatttcaagtttactAAATATTTGGTCTAACTAATGACacaacatttttatattattataatataatgatGAATTTGCAGATTCAATATATTATGCTCACATTTGGGGTTTATCATAGTCTAGCGCATACACAAGCCAGACTCGCATGTTAACATGATTACATGAACTTTTCTTTAAAACACCTTTCTAAGACATACATATTTACATGAAGTTGGAATGggtattttttaagaaaagaaaatcgaaTTCAACATTTTGTCCAGAATAATATAAGGGTATCTGTAGCACCCTGATTTATTAAAtcctatttttatgaattttgatatAAGTAAGTATTTGTTTCAGTGGTTAATTGTTGTGCTGTGGGTTGGAGGTCTTGGGATTAAGTTTCACTTTTggaaattctattttttttttttgttcctaGCTTTATTCTTAATTGCGGgacttatattatattttcagtCAACTTATATCAAAAGAAGCttgttggtttagtggtaaagtgttagtttattttatggTCTTGTATTCAAATCTCCAAGTGTGTGTTTGGCAATAATTTTTGCTTCGGTGTGTGTGTGTCATTTGTGTAGTAGAAGTTAAATGGAATTGATATTCTGTGGTAGTTGGATGAGGTCAGATTATGTGGGATTCTGTTAGTAGTGGGCAATGtcgaattttaattttttattttatttttttgttagttctcaaaaattctctctattttttttctccttaCCATTCTTTTTCTGACATCTTTCCTCCTTGTGATTTCATCCCTTTTTGGCTTCCCTTATTTGATTCTTGTCCATTGTGTTGCAGTTGTGGGCGTTGTGCATTCAGGTTCTTGATCCGTTTTGAGTAGGTAAGTTATTGGGTAGGTGTAGCTTTACTGTTTCATGATTGGTGATTATTGGGGAATTTTTGTAATTCTTATAACGAAAGGATATCTGTTGATAATGTTCGTTTAATTCTTGTTTAGGGGAAAGTCAAGAAGCGATTAGTGCTCCTCCAACGATTTGAGTGTTGGGTGATTACTGTTCGTCGGCAGTGAGTATATTTGAGCGTTGTACTGATTTGAAATGCAAAGTtcatggttaatttttttgtttgaattcgTAAATCGTTTGCTAAAATAATTGTTGGGATACTATTTTTAGGTTCTGGTTATCTCGTGGGAGCGTTCGCATCAAAATCAAGCTAGGTGTGTAACAAGAAACTCGAAAAAGGAAAATCGGTGAAAGCTGAAATTAGGGCTTGTCAAcgccacatgaccgtgtgctTGGTTGTGTGACAGGCCATGTGCAACACACGAATGTGTGATAGGCCGTGTGCGAGGTCATGTGGGACACACGGGCTAGGCTATTTTGGGTCGTGTGGGCTATACGGGCGTGTGTAGgctgtgtgccaggccatgtgggcctaaattttagaatttttccctAAGGTTGTACATGTTGTCTCAATCGACTATGGGCTTTCCGTAGGGTCGGTATGTGTGGGCTATCCAAAATGACATGATTCTACTTGATGCATAATTGATATATCATATGAATtgattatatgttaaactcacATTGTTGATGGTGTGTTTTTCCATGACTAACTAACTTTGTTAAATTGTGGTAGCATATTGTATTTGACTGAATGATAATGTAAGTTTTGTTTAATGTCGATGAACTTACTACACACAGTATATACTTACCTGATTTGTTCTCCCTTTACTTGTAGGTTATCACCCTGCAAAACGTGTTAACCTGGACCGACTCTGTAACAGCCTAGTTTTAgataaatcagaatagtggtttcagaaccacaaatctgaggtctgggacattggcatcgtgtATGATTCGTATAAGACTCTGTCTGGgatagtggcatcgatatgtgttaacatgtaagaccatatccgggatatggcattgtacgaacttttcataatttttgagTATCCTTAACGAttctgaatggttcaacgggtaatgTCAAATCGAGACCGAAGGTAAATTTGAGCTAAATGGTTTAGGTATGTGCGAAGTTTACATGTTCTTGAAATATTGAGGTAAGATTAGTACTTAATGTGGTAGTATAAATTTACATGAGTTAGTTGAATGTATATGTGcttgagatttatttaaattcaatctatttgaattgaattataaatatcattgagatgatttatttgcttatggcttactaagcttccaaAGCTTACTTTATGCAttctttcattgttttatagattatcgaagcTAGCTCGGACTCGGGGATCGTCGGGAAatgtcatcacactatcgaacATCTTGTTGGTACTTTTAAAGCTTTGTATATatggtatatggcatgtataggctagtgaACTTTTGGTAcgtttgaattgtaaattctAGCCATATGAGTTGGCTTGGAAATGGTGTATGTGATAAAGTTGCGTTTGGGATTATAATATGAGATGAATCATGGTAATTGATGTGTACGTATTATGGCTAAGTGTTTAGTATGCTTATTATGATAGGTGATGCCCATGAATTTGTTCAATTTGGTTTGGATATCTTGATGATCAAATGATGCAATTGGTATGATATTGAGATGATAGATTGGTATGTGTAGATAAGGTATGAGTTAGTTGTTTAAGTATTGAAAAAATGCATGTTTTAACCTAAGATGAATTGATGATTATTGtaagttaaattaatatacttttgAATTAGTTTGTGGACGTGAAATGAGTGGTAAATGGATGGTTATAAAATGGTATGAAATGTGCATAGAATGGGTTGTTTAGGCTACCTATTATTATGTgaaaaattacatgaatttaagGCGGTTTAGGTATGCTTGAAAGGTGTGAACTCTgtaacttagaaaaattttatgttttttagaaatttttatatgtgatcGGTTTAGTCCCAAACCACTTCTAAAGCATGTTTAAGGTCTCGTAGACCTATTTAAGGGACATTATGTATGTAAATGAATGCTATTTgataatgaatgtttattgagttgtgaaatgttaattaaatgttatgtttgatCGGTAATACCTCTTAACCCTAATCcagcgatggatacgggttagaggtgttacaatttgattggtatcagagttacggtttagtcggttctaaGATTAACGTAGCacgtgtgagtctagctatacatccCGTATATATATACtacgatagtgtgatgattcttgacaattaaaatgtatttttgtatagtaaatggatcccgatcgagctgtagctgatgatgttgaaagtaatgCACCTGCTCCCACTTAAGGGGCAGTACAATCTGATTCTAGAGTTGTTGCTAGTAGCCACaagggagaggctaaacaagaCTTCTTCCAGCTGATGAACGAATGGTTCACACAGTATATCCAGACAAATTCggctgctcaacaacctccacccccgcCTAACTTTCCCCAAATACCTGTGATGCCTCAGGTTACAGATCTGATACGATTGAATAAGCCTCCGATTgataaaatcagaaaatatggggccgaagagttcagagctactattgatgatgatgttggatgagctaaattttggtttgataatACAATCCAGGTGTtagatgaattatcttgtactcttGATGAATGTATCAAATGTGTTGTATCTTTGTTAAGAGACACTacatatcactggtggaatacactagtatcaGTGGTTCCAAAAGAATGGGTTTCTTGGCAGTTCTTTCAGACTGAATTCcagaagaaatatatcagtcatAGATTCATAGAtcaaaaatttgaagaattcCTCGAGTTAAAATAAGGTTGCATGAGAGTGACAGAATATGAGTggaaatttgtgagactcagcaGATATGCCCGGGAATGTGTTCCGACTGAAGCTATAATGTGTACAAGATTTGAAGACAGtttgaatgaagatattaaactattagtcaAGATTttagagataaaagagtttgtggtacTCGTCGAGCGAGCATGCAAAGCTGAAGAActtgggaaagaaaaaagaaaagctgactttgaagctagagattcgcGAAAAAGATCATCGAGTAAGTTATTTCAGTCAGCATTAAAGAAGTTCCGAGATGATTTTAGCCGTTCAAAGGCTACTATGGGTTATTCTAGATGAGATCGAGACAGACCACCTGTGAGTTCGAAAGCTACTTCAATAGCTAGTGTTGGAAATGTAAGATCAAATGAACCTGAGTGCAAACATTGCGGTAAATGACATCTCGACAATTGTAGATTGAATAATCAGGCTTGTTTCAAATGTGGATCATTAGATCATCTCATTCGTGAATGTCCTGAGTTGGTCGAGCAAGATACAGTGCAAAATCGAGGCCGAGTAACGCTGCagctagaggtagaccacccagaAACATGGGTAATATGAGTGGTAGTCAAAGGGGAACTAAAGACACTGCTGTTAGATCTGAAGCCCGCGTACCTGTCAGAGCTTATGCTATTCGCACTCGCGAAGAAGCTTCgtctccagatgttattacaGTACTTTCACTCTCTATGATATTAGTGttgttgctttgattgatccagGGTCAATTCATTCTTATTTATGTGAAactttagtatccagtaagactttgcatgtagagtctactgaatttgtgattagagtatcgaACCCTTTAGGcaggtgtgttttggttgataaaGTATGCAAGAAGTGTCCGTTGATGACTCGAGATTTCTATTTTTCAGCCGAtctgatgttgttgccattcaaaaaatttgatataattctgtgtatggattggttaacacTGCACGATGCTATTGTAAACTGCAAACAGAAGACGATTGATTTGAATTGTCAgaataataagattattaagaTTGAATCAGATGACTTGAATGGTTTATCGGCAGTAATTTCTTCGATGTTAGCTCAAAAATATGTGAGAAAGGGTTTGCCTATGTACTCGACTCTACAGTGACCGAAAAGAGGATTGAATCAGTATCAGTTGTGTGTGAATACCCGGATGTGTTTCCTGAAGAGTTACCAGGTTTGCCACCGatcagagaagttgaatttggtattaagTTAGTGCCGGGAACAACTCCAATATCGATAGCTCCATATAGAATGGCTCCGAccaaattaaaagagttgaaagctcagttgcaagagttgacagctcagttgcaagagttgacagatagaggtTTCGCACGACTGAGTTTTTCTCCTTGCGGTGCACcgattttttttgtgaaaaataaagatataacTATGAGAATGTGCATCGATTATTGACAGCTCAATAAAGTGaccatcaataataaatatattttgtcaCGAATagacgatttgtttgatcagttgaaaggggctatagtgttttcaaagatagatTTGAGGTCGAGTTATTATTAGCTGCGAGCTAAAGACTCTGATATGTTGAAAACTACTTTTCGAACGAGGTACgaacattatgagtttctagttATGCCTTTCAAACTAACAAATGCACCTACTATTTTTATTGACCTAATAAATCGGATCTTCAGATcgtatttggatagatttgttgttgtgtttatagatgacatcTTGATCTATTCCTGTGATGAATCTGAGCATGctgaacatttgagaatagtgttacagactttgcgagataaacaactatttgcaaagttcagtaaatgtgagttctggttacgagAAGTTGGTTTTTTAGGGCATATTGTGTCAGTATCGGGTGTTCGagttgatccaagtaaaatttTGGCAATATTGGATTGGAAGCCTTTGAAAACTGTATCCGAAGTTTGAAGTTTTCTGGGACTCGCTGGTTATTATAGACGATTCGTAAAAGGCTTTTCACTGATTGCAACTCCGTTGACAAGACTACTttagaaagatgttaagttcgagtggtcagacaagtgccagaaaagttttgattAGCTGAACGCTCTTTTGACTGAAGCTCTAGTGTTAGTATAGCCAGAATCAGGTAAAGAATTCgtaatctatagtgatgcatcgttgaatggctTGGGCTATGTTTTGATGTAGGAAGGTAAAGTcatagcttatgcctcgagacGATTAAATtcgcatgaaaagaattacccgacGCACGATTTGGAATTAGCAACTATCGTGTTCGCATTGAAGATTTGGCATCACTATCTCCTCGATGAGAAATGTCATATGTATTCAGATCACAAGAATTTGAAATATCTGATGActtagaaagatttgaatttgcgaCAGCGAAGATGGTtggaattgttaaaagattacgagctaGTGATTGACTACCATCCGGGAAAGGCCAATGTTCTTGCTGGTGCTTTAAGTCAAAAATTTTGTTTGCTTTACGTGCAATGAATACTCAGTTGGTTCTATCTTATAACGGCTGAAGAAAAGTAATTAACCTTGTTAGATTGGCTGAAAAAAAGAGTGCCGCATGAGAGCATCGCAGCACCTAATTAAACTTTTGATCTATCTGCATGTTAGGTCTGTCCCCTTttgaaattaaacttaaatatcCTTAAAAGATATAAGAATACCAAAAATAAACccttctcattttttttattttttaaaaacaataaacttaaaaaattatataaaatcttattaaaaaatgtttttttaggGTGGTGTCGCATGGGAAAGTGGCGGCACCCAACTCTACTGTAGAAATAAGATCATTCCCAAAATTAATCTTGAAGTTagatcattttcataattttaaaacttatataatcGAAAAGACCTTCCTACATTGCCATATGTCATCCTttcttttttgcattttataaaaatgattaaatatcattttttgtCTTTGTATTATATCTAAAAtcaagatttaatctttatacttgaacttttaccatttttgcattttatagaaaaatggCCTTCTATTGTATCTAAAGTTAAGATctaatctttatatttaaatttatacaataatttggcctttttttttaatcatgtttactccaaattgttaatattgttgaTTACTACGATTAAATTTTCACatggattttttaataaaatactattctAACAAAAAACTATTAACGGTGCTAATTATTTGGGCTAATTAGTGGCATGGcccttttccccttttttagtcattataatataatagtaaaattctAGTCTCGATTTGTTTACTATGTTaacatttgatatttaatctttatattttaatttaacataatttggtcATTTACTTTTATAGTGGCATtatttaatccaaataatttacATCTTTATATGTgatagttgtaacacccctaacccctctccGTCGACGGATTAGGGTCACGAGTATTAttatcaaatcaagcaattaatcaatcataattaaaatgcaGGAAATTTCATTTAGATCACAGTAAAAATTACCTGTACAGTCCTCAATACAAGTTTACAAGTCCCTTGTTGACaccatttgttttataaaacGGGAtcaacttgggttttgaaaatgaaaacgaacataggagtcgccaccaatcattttttgaagaggtgtgatcgggtcacctcagaaaatggttatttttaataaacgatttgatttattaaaacaacgctttttttggtctacgaaattcaaaaaGATGGGTTCGGGattcggttacgtatgaggaaggattagcaccctcgtaacgcccaaaaattggtacctagttgattaattagtgtcttagtgtcgagaattggaaactttgaaaagattcaaAACATGGTCCTTtattaaaaagctaaaaattttcgAGACAATgacatattttatgttaatcgagaaagagaattatatcccGTAAgctaggacacaatgtcttgacTTCTTGATACGAGAGCaaatgtcaaaaaaattattttctcgagaGATATTTGACTATCTCaggtttagaaaagaaatcatatcccgtaagttagaacacaatCTCTTATTAATTCTCGagattatcaaaaaaaattatgtttaaaaagaTTCATATATTCAGGTTTaccgagaaaatcgaaaccccgtaagttagggtacgactttGCGAACCTCAAAATacaaaatgttatttattaaaaataaattttgacatattAAGTAAAATGAAACACGATGTTCtagtaaaaatgcaaaaataaattacgTTGTTGGTGTGCATAACAGAATAAATACAAATGCATTAATATGAAGAAcaaaaatgaagtaaaataaaCGAGTCGAAGGTGAAAGAACCAATATTAAATATGGTAAATTTACGATTTGAaactaaagaaataatatcaaataaataaataagagcaTGAAGCAATTTAGAAacgaaaatattaataatgacgataaataataataataataacagcaAACAATTTAAAGTTATGCAATATATAAGAATATAATAGAAATTGTGTAAAAGatataaaactaatatataaaaGGTATTTAAAGAGCTAATGTATAAATAAGACAAATGTATTTAGAgcatgaatataaaaaaattgtaatagaaattacataaaagaataattaattaaacaatgtgacaataataataaatgtataataagagggaacataataataataataataataataataataataataataatattaatattttgaaaatataaaaataatataaaatgatataataagataattatatacataaaaagtttataaaagtaaacaaataaaataaaagagaataatGCAAAACCAATTAATAtaataagatgataataatgaataaataactaaaaggaaaataatagctaatgataataataaataataataataataataataataataataatttaaactttgAAAGTATAATATAATAGAATAACTATGcaccctttttttaaatataataataaaataaacaaacaatatatataaagaaaataataataatagcaataataataatactagtaataataataacctaattagtttaataataaaaaaataacaatagaaaaggactaaattgaaaataaacaaaatcatatgggtgaaatcaaaaaaatagaaataaagaaaaggattaaattgtgacaCGCGCGAAAGAAGGAGgaccaaaatagtaaatatCCCGCCCTTTAAAACGCATCACTTTGTgcgggactaaaatgaaacaagaataaaattatgcagctaaattagaataaaagaaaagaaagaaaaaggaccaaattgcaacaCGTGCAAAAGCGGAAGGACTGCGCACGCAAATAAGCCTTTAAAACAACACACTCGAATCCTCTTAAAGGGGCAGGTCGGATTTCGGGTCAGAGGCCAAAGCGACGTAGTTTTGGTGCCTGAGAGGCctgcccaaaacggcgtcgttttggaggcctatttaagtcaaattttccaaaaaaaatcatttaagctttcatgtaaaaaaaatcctttCTCCTCAAAATATCCTCTCCCCTAATCCGGCCACTAGCCCGAATCGCCATCATGCATTGCTGCGGCCGGCCATGCATTACGCTGTTCACTGGCGACGGGAGtccaaaaaaattctttttttttcctctgaTACAACCCTCTGCCCCTCGAGCACTCCGGCAACAGCGAAAAGGTAAAAaaacttcctttttcttttgttatttaatttttgaaaataaaaaaaataaagaaaaaaatcaaaaacaaaaataagaaaacaaccTTTGAATCTTTACTCTTTTTTTCTAAAccgttttcttttattattttcaaaaaattcccgAAAAAAATGTCCCTCTACAATAGTTTTActatggcttttatagccatttttacaaagggttttttatttatttgctgtCACTTTTTCTCTGATTTTGCAGGTACAAGTGGCGGAGTTGGTGGCTGAGTTGGTGGTGGCAGAGGCGGCGGCAACAAGTGGAAGACCCTAGGTGCGACGCACCTAGGGTTAGggtaacttctttttttttttgaaaatattttttgggctGGTATTTTGTATTGGGCCTGTTGGGTTTGAATTGGGTTGGTATTTGCGTGTTGGGCCCGGGCTATATTGGGCTTGTATATCcctaaa
The nucleotide sequence above comes from Gossypium raimondii isolate GPD5lz chromosome 13, ASM2569854v1, whole genome shotgun sequence. Encoded proteins:
- the LOC105784529 gene encoding benzyl alcohol O-benzoyltransferase isoform X1; protein product: MAAPSSIPLKFTVRRCEPELVAPAKPTPYEQKLLSDIDDQASLRFQIPVINFYQYEPSMEGNDPAEVIREALAQTLVCYYPFAGRLREGANGKLIVDCTGEGVMFIKADADVTLEQFGEPLLPPFPCSDELLYNVPGSEGMLNCPLLLIQVTRLKCGGFIFALRLNHVMSDGTGLAQFLFAIGEMARGVATHSISPVWERHLLDARHPAGITFTHREYDEVEAPVTTPITILPFDNPVQRSFSFGFAEVSLLRSLLPPHLRRCTTFELITACLWRCRTLAINLDPDEEVRMICIVNARSKFNPSFPSGYYGNVFIFPAAITTVKSLREKPLGYAVELIKQAKASVTEEYVKSVAALMVVRGKRIHFPNVIGTYIISDLTKVEIEDTDFGWGKAVFGGPMIAVGVISFLMPTKNKKGEVGRVASICLPAPAMERFAKELENMLKQQPSEGKKSKSNSISSAL